The DNA region TTAAAAGACCTTGTGACAATTAGTTCTGGCTCAACTGTAGTCTAACTGTGTGACTATAATCAATTCACTTAACATTTTGCTCCTTCATTtctccatctggaaaatgggcatAATAGTACCAGAAACATTCTTCAAAAGCTTTCAAGAATCTCAAAAGAGGCAGCAACTATAAAAGTATTAGGTTCAAGATTCACTGCAGATGCTTAGCATTgtctcataaaattaaataaggaTCTCATTGTCCTTTAACTTACTAAGCTggcaaaatttcatttttcagcttCTGTTCTTATACATACTAATGACTATACATTAAAcaactttctgtattttcatttcatcCCAAGTATTGTTTATATCAATTTTAATTTACCAATCATtttcaaacaaaactgtaatttctgacattttaaatttGCCTTCAAAGTCACaaacttttaaagataaaaatagatatactCAAAAAATCCAACCTAACTCATATTTATTGAGACACGTGAAATGGCATTTTTCCAGGGTAATCATTTTTTCCCCCTCCCAGTATGTCAATAACAAACCGGGTTTTTTGTGGTAGAAATTCCATTtattctcttctcattttctcttttgagcTGAATTCTATTGTAGAGTCTTCCCTTTCAATCTTTAAAAAGTGACCCTGTACCTTTAATAGCGGAGACCTGGTGAGAGGTTTCTTTCCAAACTTGTTCCCTGGCTTCCAACTGACGAAACCAGCTGTAATTTGAGAGCAGAGAGATCCTCAGGATATCTTTAGCCAAAGGAAAAGCTCCGCATTCCCACCCAGTCCAGAAATTGAAATACTATCAGGGGGCAAGAGCCTTTCTCTCCAGCTACACACTCCATCTCCCGGGAGCAAGGGGAAACTCCGAGAGGAGCGCTACAGAGCCAGCATCTTGCCAGCGCCCCGGAGGAGGGGTTCCCCGCTACGCCTGTGCGGGAGGAGTTCCAGTCACCGAGCGAGGGGCGCAAGGGTGGGTGCATCCTGCGCTGTGGCGGCCGCGCTTCCCAGACGCTGGTGTGCAGAGCCACATGAAGCCTGCTGGGGACTGGGGGCCAGGGAGCAGCAAGCCGGCTGGGACTGAGGCGGACGCTGTCTCAGGGAGACGCTGACTCGCAAAGACACTCCCTTCCTTGTGCCTGGGTGAAAAGTCTCCTCCTGGGGTCTCTGGCCATCCTGAatatccagaatggtgtttctgAAGTTCCTCTGCATGAGTTTCTTCTGCCATCTGTGTCAAGGCTATTTCGATGGCCCCCTCTACCCAGAGATGTCCAATGGGACTTTGCACCACTACTTCGTGCCCGATGGGGACTATGAGGAGAACGATGACCCCGAGAAGTGCCAGCTGCTCTTCAGGGTGAGTGACCACAGGCGCTGCTCCCAGGGGGAGGGGAGCCAGGCCGGCAACCTGCTGAGCCTCACCCTGCGGGAGGAGTTCACCGTGCTGGGCCGCCAGGTGGAGGATGCTGGGCGCGTGCTGGAGGGCATCAGCAAAAGCATCTCCTACGACCTAGACGGGGAAGAGAGCTATGGGAAGTACCTGCGGCGGGAGTCCCACCAGATCGGGGATGCCTACTCCAACTCGGACAAATCCCTCACTGAGCTGGAGAGCAAGTTCAAGCAGGGCCAGGAACAGGACAGCCGGCAGGAGAGCAGGCTCAACGAGGACTTTCTGGGAATGCTGGTCCACA from Rhinopithecus roxellana isolate Shanxi Qingling chromosome 15, ASM756505v1, whole genome shotgun sequence includes:
- the FIBIN gene encoding fin bud initiation factor homolog; translation: MVFLKFLCMSFFCHLCQGYFDGPLYPEMSNGTLHHYFVPDGDYEENDDPEKCQLLFRVSDHRRCSQGEGSQAGNLLSLTLREEFTVLGRQVEDAGRVLEGISKSISYDLDGEESYGKYLRRESHQIGDAYSNSDKSLTELESKFKQGQEQDSRQESRLNEDFLGMLVHTRSLLKETLDISVGLRDKYELLALTIRSHGTRLGRLKNDYLKV